One part of the Rutidosis leptorrhynchoides isolate AG116_Rl617_1_P2 chromosome 1, CSIRO_AGI_Rlap_v1, whole genome shotgun sequence genome encodes these proteins:
- the LOC139875471 gene encoding gamma-tubulin complex component 4-like gives MLHELLLSLLGYTGDLIIDERDHRLSSGLSPGDSISDQCTFKLASDISFIEPSERDIIEKTVKLGFYYRELDRFASKSRNLSWIRSGNESSTLSTSEVLDGKKEKQSVYRRAIANGIVEILSVYRSAVLHMEQKLLSDPLPILATVTQSLNNFFVLLPPLYELILEIERDDICGGKLLNLLHKRCHCGVPELQACLQRLLWHGHQVMYNQIAAWMVYGILHDQYGEFFICEHEGNSERESSNTNMAEKLARMSVNDGSLSDWHLGFHISLDMLPEYIPMHVAESVLFAGKAIRVLRNPSSAFRSVDARHKKLMGDELLPQSEADKIELMLTNLKESSEFHKRSFEGAVDSIRAIAASHLWQLVVVRADLNGHLKAIKDYFLLAKGDFFQSFLEESRQLMRLPPRHSTAEADLMVPFRLAVTKTISDDDKYFSRVTLRMPAIGNNIKPSKVDVSKSKHADADSSLLSDTSLEMSLDGWDGIALEYSVDWPLQLFFTQEVLSRYRRIFQYLLRLKRTQMELEKSWESVMQQDHSNFSKRHTKSPNGSSSQQRRQCFRPMWRVREHMAFLIRNLQFYIQVDVIESQWNVLQTHIEESRDFAELVDFHQEYLSALISQSFLDIGSVSRILDGIMKLCLQFCWKIENQDTDASTNELERITEEFNKKSNSLYTILRSSRLAGSQRAPFLRRFLLRLNFNSFFEQTAQGVMNVIRPRPAIPPLQR, from the exons ATGCTACACGAACTCTTACTGTCACTGTTAGGGTACACCGGTGACCTAATTATCGACGAGAGGGACCACCGATTATCCTCCGGATTATCTCCCGGCGACTCAATCTCCGATCAATGCACTTTCAAACTTGCTTCCGATATATCTTTTATCGAACCAAGCGAAAG GGATATTATTGAGAAGACagttaaattagggttttattatcgCGAACTTGATCGATTTGCTAGTAAGTCGCGTAATTTAAGCTGGATAAGGTCTGGGAATGAGTCGTCTACGTTAAGCACTTCGGAAGTACTAGACGGAAAAAAGGAAAAGCAGAGTGTTTATAGGAGGGCCATCGCAAACGGTATTGTGGAGATTCTTTCAGTTTATCGATCTGCGGTTTTGCATATGGAGCAGAAGTTGTTATCTGATCCTTTACCTATTTTAGCAACAGTTACTCAATCCTTGAACAAT TTCTTTGTTCTTTTGCCACCTCTATATGAGCTGATTTTGGAGATTGAACGAGATGATATTTGTGGAGGGAAACTTCTTAATCTTCTGCATAAACGATGCCATTGTGGGGTGCCTGAGTTGCAGGCATGCCTTCAAAG ACTTTTATGGCATGGACACCAGGTCATGTATAACCAAATTGCTGCCTGGATGGTGTATGGGATCCTTCACGATCAATATGGAGAATTTTTCATATGCGA GCATGAAGGGAACTCAGAGCGTGAGTCATCAAACACGAACATGGCTGAGAAGTTAGCACGCATGTCAGTCAATGATGGATCTTTAAGTGATTGGCACTTGGGTTTTCATATTTCATTG GATATGTTGCCAGAATATATACCAATGCACGTGGCAGAATCTGTTCTTTTTGCTGGAAAAGCAATTAGGGTTCTTCGTAACCCTAGTTCCGCCTTTCGCTCTGTAGATGCAAGACATAAAAAGTTGATGGGGGATGAACTACTGCCACAATCAGAGGCCGATAAGATTGAACTAATGCTTACAAATCTAAAG GAATCATCTGAGTTTCACAAAAGATCATTTGAGGGTGCTGTTGATTCAATCAGAGCCATTGCAGCAAGTCATCTTTGGCAG CTTGTGGTTGTACGTGCTGATCTTAATGGGCATTTGAAGGCCATCAAAGATTACTTTCTTCTAGCAAAAGGTGATTTTTTTCAG AGTTTTCTTGAGGAGAGTCGTCAGTTGATGCGTTTACCCCCTCGGCATTCAACTGCTGAAGCTGATCTAATGGTTCCATTCCGCCTG GCTGTAACAAAGACTATCAGTGATGATGATAAATATTTTTCAAGAGTGACATTACG GATGCCTGCTATTGGGAATAACATAAAACCGTCCAAAGTGGATGTATCAAAGTCTAAACATGCTGATGCTGATTCAAGTTTGTTATCTGATACATCATTAGAGATGTCCCTTGATGGCTGGGATGGTATTGCCCTAGAATATTCTGTTGATTGGCCTTTACAGTTATTCTTCACACAAGAAGTTCTCTCAAG GTACCGTAGGATATTTCAGTATTTACTTCGGCTAAAGAGAACACAAATGGAATTAGAGAAGTCATGGGAATCGGTGATGCAACAAGATCACTCAAACTTTTCCAAACGTCACACTAAAAGTCCAAATGGTTCATCATCTCAACAGAGACGACAATGTTTTAGACCTATGTGGCGTGTTAGAGAGCATATGGCATTTTTGATTAGAAATCTCCAGTTTTATATTCAG GTGGATGTGATAGAATCTCAATGGAATGTGTTACAAACTCATATAGAGGAGTCACGTGATTTTGCTGAGTTGGTCGATTTCCATCAAGA ATACTTGTCAGCTTTGATATCACAATCGTTTCTGGATATTGGTTCGGTATCAAGGATATTGGATGGAATCATGAAGCTTTGTTTGCAGTTTTGCTGGAAAATCGAGAACCAGGATACCGATGCAAGCACCAATGAATTGGAACGTATAACTGag GAATTTAATAAGAAGTCAAACTCGTTGTATACAATATTGCGTAGCAGTAGACTGGCTGGTAGCCAGCGAGCTCCTTTCCTTAGGCGTTTCCTTTTACGCCTAAACTTCAATTCTTTTTTTGAG CAAACGGCTCAAGGAGTTATGAATGTCATCAGACCACGCCCAGCAATCCCACCCTTGCAACGATAG